Proteins encoded by one window of Bradyrhizobium sp. B097:
- a CDS encoding nodulate formation efficiency C protein: protein MKTRWPAVMKKMAGRRVLWFCLGRSLIFLAGLAATSNNVIANDNGPVERVKSMWRAQDGDTIEHIISKVSKVAQFVPQTWGVAEGIDRTDYVYLSWTRHRNHKSDEQYVIAWKIAADGAIKLASTYAKPIELGWRALALSLIASEITDGEEDANLPFLHDPANFNFVTTAQGKLGNLLRHGRCNIIEPVEVDYVPKRNDKPTEKSDLWRVLLLVNCNTPGPHYFTHNGVITFEKSEGQDWAPQSFFAKRIAAFPPGAWFDRIEPDEREALKKARKASANGRTEQDRAAAP from the coding sequence ATGAAAACCAGATGGCCGGCGGTTATGAAGAAAATGGCTGGAAGACGTGTGCTTTGGTTCTGTCTCGGTCGATCACTGATCTTCCTGGCCGGGCTGGCTGCGACGAGCAACAATGTTATCGCCAACGACAACGGCCCTGTTGAACGAGTCAAGTCAATGTGGCGAGCACAGGACGGTGACACTATAGAACACATTATCTCCAAGGTCTCGAAAGTGGCGCAGTTCGTCCCTCAAACGTGGGGAGTCGCTGAAGGAATTGACCGAACTGATTACGTTTATCTTTCATGGACCAGGCACCGGAACCATAAATCAGACGAACAGTACGTTATTGCTTGGAAGATCGCCGCCGATGGGGCGATTAAACTTGCGTCGACGTATGCAAAGCCGATTGAATTGGGCTGGCGCGCCTTGGCGCTCTCGTTGATCGCCAGTGAAATCACAGATGGCGAAGAGGACGCAAATCTTCCATTTCTGCATGATCCGGCCAACTTCAACTTCGTGACGACCGCGCAAGGCAAGCTCGGCAATCTTCTGCGGCACGGGCGCTGCAATATCATTGAACCCGTCGAAGTGGATTACGTGCCAAAGCGGAATGACAAGCCGACCGAGAAAAGTGATCTGTGGCGCGTTTTGCTTTTGGTGAACTGTAATACCCCAGGGCCCCATTATTTTACCCATAATGGGGTCATCACCTTCGAGAAGAGCGAGGGACAAGATTGGGCACCGCAATCCTTCTTTGCCAAGCGTATCGCGGCCTTTCCTCCTGGCGCTTGGTTCGATCGCATAGAACCAGATGAACGGGAAGCATTGAAGAAAGCGCGAAAGGCCTCAGCAAATGGTCGCACGGAGCAAGATCGCGCTGCAGCTCCTTGA
- the metE gene encoding 5-methyltetrahydropteroyltriglutamate--homocysteine S-methyltransferase — protein sequence MSLFSLPVATLGTPRIGPRRELKLALESYWAGRISEQQLLEDAAGLRAANWARQTSLGVTVIPSNDFSLYDQVLDTSVMVGAIPEIYAPKTESVSLMTYFAMARGSQRDGQDASCGHGPRAYGAPAQEMTKWFDTNYHYMVPEFNRGQTFRLSCRKPIEEYEEAKALGFQTRPVLIGPVTFLKLGKSADPAFQPLSLLDDLIPVYIEVLQELAKRGANWVQFDEPCLVLDLDESSRQSLLHAYDRLAKEGPAIKIMVASYFGNLCDNLDTALRLPVAGLHVDLVRAPQLLDEIIAGGRRDLVMSLGVIDGRNVWRSNLSALRQRLDPAIAKLGKDRVQIAPSCSLLHVPVDVELETELASDVKSWLAFSVQKMRELATLARALAGDQNVAKALAESERAASIRRTSPKIRDANVAVRLRAINQTMRRRASPFASRAEIQRKRFGLPAFPTTTIGSFPQTTAVRNARAAHARGLMSDEQYDKFLKEETARAVRWQEDIGLDVLVHGEFERNDMVQYFGEQLAGFAFTKNGWVQSYGSRCVRPPILFGDVSRPQPITVDWWRYAQSLTKKPMKAMLTGPVTILNWSFVRDDIPRSEVCRQIALAIRDEVGDLENAGATMIQIDEAALREGLPSRRSEWTAYLEWAGDCFRICSSGVADQTQIHTHMCYSEFNDIIDAIAAMDADVISIETSRSKMELLDAFRSYKYPNQIGPGVYDIHSPRVPETDEMKELMALARKRLKDSQLWINPDCGLKTRKWEEVRPALVNMVAAARELRAASDPAGR from the coding sequence ATGTCTCTTTTCTCGCTTCCGGTTGCCACGCTCGGAACGCCACGCATCGGTCCAAGGCGCGAGCTCAAACTCGCGCTCGAAAGCTACTGGGCCGGAAGAATCAGCGAACAGCAGTTGCTCGAGGACGCAGCCGGCCTGCGTGCTGCGAACTGGGCTCGCCAGACATCCCTCGGTGTCACTGTCATTCCGTCGAACGATTTCTCGCTGTACGACCAGGTGCTCGACACCAGTGTCATGGTTGGAGCCATCCCGGAAATCTACGCGCCGAAAACCGAATCCGTTTCGCTCATGACGTACTTCGCCATGGCACGCGGTTCACAACGCGACGGGCAGGATGCGAGTTGCGGTCACGGACCGCGCGCCTATGGCGCGCCCGCGCAGGAGATGACCAAGTGGTTCGACACCAACTACCACTACATGGTCCCGGAATTTAACCGTGGACAGACTTTCAGGCTGTCCTGTCGCAAGCCTATCGAGGAGTATGAGGAAGCCAAGGCACTTGGCTTTCAGACCCGCCCAGTCCTGATCGGGCCGGTCACATTCTTAAAGCTCGGCAAGAGCGCGGATCCTGCCTTCCAGCCACTGTCACTGCTGGATGACCTGATACCGGTCTATATCGAGGTTCTGCAGGAATTGGCTAAACGCGGGGCAAACTGGGTTCAGTTCGACGAACCCTGCCTCGTCCTCGATCTGGATGAGAGCTCGCGACAATCCTTGCTCCATGCCTATGACCGGCTCGCAAAGGAGGGGCCGGCCATCAAGATCATGGTAGCCAGCTATTTCGGCAACCTCTGCGACAATCTGGACACCGCCTTGCGCCTGCCTGTTGCCGGGCTGCACGTCGATCTGGTTCGCGCGCCACAGTTGTTGGACGAGATCATTGCTGGCGGCCGGAGAGATCTCGTCATGTCGCTTGGCGTCATAGACGGCCGCAATGTGTGGCGGTCGAACTTGTCGGCGCTCCGCCAGCGGCTGGATCCTGCAATTGCGAAGCTTGGCAAGGATCGCGTCCAGATCGCTCCATCCTGCTCGCTGCTTCATGTGCCGGTCGATGTTGAACTCGAGACGGAGCTCGCTTCCGACGTTAAGAGCTGGCTTGCTTTCTCGGTTCAGAAGATGCGCGAGCTCGCGACCTTGGCGCGAGCACTCGCAGGCGACCAGAATGTTGCGAAAGCTCTTGCGGAATCCGAGCGTGCCGCGTCCATCCGCCGGACTTCGCCGAAGATCCGCGATGCCAATGTCGCTGTCCGGCTCAGAGCGATCAACCAGACCATGCGCAGGCGCGCCAGCCCATTTGCCAGTCGTGCCGAGATCCAGCGCAAGCGCTTTGGACTACCGGCTTTTCCTACCACGACGATCGGATCGTTTCCCCAGACCACTGCCGTCCGCAATGCCCGAGCGGCGCATGCGCGAGGCTTGATGAGCGACGAGCAATACGACAAGTTTCTCAAGGAAGAGACGGCGCGCGCCGTACGCTGGCAGGAGGACATCGGTCTGGACGTGCTCGTGCATGGCGAGTTCGAGCGCAATGACATGGTGCAGTACTTCGGCGAGCAACTCGCCGGCTTCGCATTTACCAAGAACGGTTGGGTGCAATCGTACGGCTCGCGCTGTGTCCGGCCGCCGATCCTGTTTGGCGATGTCTCACGGCCGCAGCCGATTACCGTAGACTGGTGGCGCTACGCGCAATCGCTAACCAAGAAACCGATGAAGGCGATGTTGACCGGACCGGTAACGATCTTGAACTGGTCGTTTGTTCGCGATGATATTCCCCGAAGCGAGGTCTGTCGTCAAATTGCGCTCGCGATCCGAGACGAAGTCGGCGATCTCGAGAATGCTGGTGCGACCATGATCCAGATCGACGAAGCTGCCCTGCGCGAAGGATTGCCATCGCGTCGATCGGAGTGGACGGCTTATCTCGAGTGGGCCGGCGATTGCTTTCGCATCTGCTCATCGGGCGTCGCCGATCAAACCCAGATCCATACCCATATGTGCTACTCGGAATTCAACGACATCATCGATGCGATCGCAGCAATGGACGCGGATGTCATCTCGATTGAGACGTCGCGCTCGAAAATGGAACTGCTTGACGCGTTCAGGAGCTACAAATATCCAAATCAAATCGGGCCGGGCGTGTACGACATCCATTCTCCACGCGTTCCCGAGACGGACGAGATGAAGGAGCTCATGGCGTTGGCTCGGAAGCGGCTGAAGGATTCGCAGCTCTGGATCAATCCTGATTGTGGCCTGAAGACGCGCAAATGGGAGGAGGTTCGCCCGGCGCTGGTCAACATGGTCGCTGCCGCCCGTGAACTGCGCGCTGCATCCGATCCAGCAGGCCGTTGA
- a CDS encoding DUF6088 family protein, with translation MIQAVARRDRAKFLVDGITAANNLGLTNAVPAKVVVWTDARVKQIKLDRMVIDFKKVAPSRLAWADRPAAQVVQALIWLRDVLPSDKDNVMKRLKSILQKDGGLIRYDLQDLLGDLPDWLVPIVKDLLARAGPSPEDDPTFKSSPSP, from the coding sequence GTGATCCAGGCGGTCGCGCGGCGCGACCGCGCCAAGTTTCTCGTCGACGGGATAACGGCCGCGAACAATCTCGGTCTCACAAATGCCGTGCCGGCCAAGGTGGTGGTGTGGACGGATGCGCGAGTGAAGCAGATCAAGCTCGATCGGATGGTCATCGACTTCAAGAAGGTCGCGCCGAGCCGGCTCGCATGGGCGGATCGACCAGCCGCTCAAGTCGTCCAAGCTCTCATCTGGCTCAGAGACGTCCTTCCGTCGGACAAGGACAACGTCATGAAGCGCCTGAAATCCATCCTGCAGAAGGACGGAGGCCTCATCCGTTATGATCTGCAGGACCTTCTTGGAGATTTGCCGGATTGGCTGGTCCCCATCGTGAAAGACCTGCTCGCACGCGCCGGACCGTCGCCCGAAGACGATCCCACTTTCAAGTCGTCTCCCAGCCCGTAG
- a CDS encoding thermonuclease family protein, with amino-acid sequence MKHRVMMAALLAIIASPVCAAKLSGPPRIVDGNMIEIEQTKIRLSGIDAPETDQICLDAHGQKWACGVAARDELIKHSNGRTWDCHTTGVDEYGRSLGSCFIAGEDVSAWMVSSGWALSSGRYTHTYVIYEVVASNAYAGLWSGAFIAPWDWRHRNKGTIIIGASSVPTEAQELLLGSALLSDPPSPECLIKGTVGRKGERIYHLPEQLGYGQIDMTKKLDDRWLCSEAEAEATGWRKSAR; translated from the coding sequence ATGAAACACCGCGTGATGATGGCCGCATTGCTCGCTATCATCGCATCTCCGGTTTGCGCGGCAAAACTCAGCGGTCCTCCGCGCATCGTCGACGGTAATATGATCGAGATCGAGCAAACTAAAATTCGGCTCTCGGGCATCGACGCGCCAGAGACCGATCAGATTTGTCTCGACGCCCATGGCCAGAAATGGGCTTGTGGCGTAGCTGCTCGCGATGAGCTTATCAAGCATTCGAACGGACGAACGTGGGATTGTCACACCACAGGGGTAGACGAGTACGGCAGGTCACTCGGGAGCTGCTTCATCGCAGGCGAGGACGTGAGCGCGTGGATGGTGAGCTCGGGCTGGGCACTATCATCGGGTCGATATACCCATACCTACGTTATCTATGAGGTTGTGGCGAGCAATGCCTATGCGGGCCTTTGGTCGGGGGCGTTCATCGCGCCTTGGGACTGGCGTCACCGCAACAAGGGGACGATCATTATTGGCGCGAGCTCGGTACCGACCGAAGCTCAGGAACTCCTGCTCGGATCCGCTTTGCTATCGGACCCGCCCTCACCCGAGTGTCTGATAAAGGGCACCGTGGGCCGCAAGGGCGAGCGCATTTATCATTTGCCCGAGCAACTCGGTTACGGACAAATCGATATGACGAAGAAGCTGGATGATCGCTGGCTCTGCAGCGAAGCAGAGGCCGAAGCCACGGGGTGGCGTAAATCCGCGCGATGA
- a CDS encoding branched-chain amino acid ABC transporter substrate-binding protein — protein MKSLKLIGFALGASMLSSAALAEDITIAVAGPITGGESAFGRQMKNGAEMAVEQINASGGVLGKKLALDVEDDACDPKQARSVAEKVAAAKIPFVAGHFCSSSSIPASEAYADGGVLQITPASTNPLFTERKLWNVARVCGRDDQQGQVAAQYITKYFNGKKIAILNDKTTYGKGLADETKKALNRAGVIEKMYESYNKGDKDFNAIVSRLKRDNIDLVYVGGYHQEAGLILRQMREQGLKTVLMSGDALADKEYASITGAAGAGTLFTFGPDPRKKPTAAAIVDKFRARNIDPEGYTLYTYAAVQVWTQAATKVGTTDPKKVMDTIKAGSWDTVIGKLEYDAKGDIRQIDYVVYKWDATGGYSETNPSAF, from the coding sequence ATGAAGTCGCTCAAACTGATTGGCTTTGCACTTGGAGCATCGATGCTGTCCAGCGCGGCATTGGCGGAGGATATCACTATCGCCGTCGCCGGACCGATAACTGGGGGTGAGTCCGCCTTCGGGCGGCAGATGAAGAACGGCGCCGAGATGGCGGTGGAGCAGATCAACGCTTCCGGTGGCGTGCTCGGCAAGAAGCTCGCCCTCGACGTTGAGGACGATGCCTGTGATCCCAAGCAGGCGCGATCGGTAGCGGAAAAGGTGGCCGCCGCCAAGATCCCGTTCGTTGCTGGGCACTTTTGCTCTTCGTCATCGATCCCGGCATCGGAAGCCTATGCCGACGGCGGCGTGCTACAGATCACGCCGGCTTCCACAAACCCACTATTCACCGAGCGCAAACTATGGAACGTGGCACGCGTCTGCGGCCGCGACGACCAGCAGGGCCAGGTGGCTGCCCAGTACATCACGAAGTACTTCAACGGCAAGAAGATCGCCATTCTCAATGACAAGACCACTTATGGTAAGGGGCTTGCCGACGAGACGAAGAAGGCCCTCAATAGGGCTGGCGTCATCGAGAAGATGTACGAGTCCTACAACAAGGGCGACAAGGATTTCAATGCGATTGTCTCGCGCTTGAAGCGTGACAATATCGATCTCGTCTATGTCGGTGGCTATCACCAGGAAGCGGGGCTTATCCTGCGTCAGATGCGCGAACAGGGCCTGAAGACCGTACTGATGTCGGGTGACGCGTTGGCCGACAAGGAATATGCCTCGATCACCGGCGCGGCTGGAGCAGGCACGCTCTTCACCTTCGGGCCCGACCCACGCAAGAAGCCGACGGCGGCTGCGATCGTCGATAAATTCAGGGCCAGAAATATCGATCCCGAAGGCTACACGCTATACACCTACGCTGCGGTGCAGGTCTGGACGCAAGCCGCAACCAAAGTCGGCACCACCGATCCGAAGAAGGTGATGGACACGATCAAAGCGGGCTCTTGGGACACGGTGATCGGCAAACTGGAATACGATGCCAAGGGTGACATCAGGCAGATCGACTATGTCGTTTATAAGTGGGACGCCACGGGCGGCTATAGCGAGACCAACCCGAGCGCCTTCTGA
- a CDS encoding nucleotidyl transferase AbiEii/AbiGii toxin family protein translates to MNDLSEVIRASVQDRRGLFQQTGQRLACAPENVEKDFWVTWTLDALYNKAGIKPRLLFKGGTSLSKAFDLIQRRKTLTSPCSEPTFSATNSRPTTNSVRWGRRLGPTARRDQGALQRLYQGGFSEGPREGGRRGARRPST, encoded by the coding sequence ATGAACGATCTGTCGGAAGTCATCCGCGCCAGCGTCCAAGACCGCCGGGGCCTATTTCAGCAGACCGGCCAACGCCTCGCTTGCGCTCCCGAGAATGTCGAAAAGGATTTCTGGGTCACGTGGACGCTCGACGCGCTCTACAACAAAGCCGGCATCAAACCGCGCCTGCTCTTCAAAGGAGGCACGTCGCTGTCGAAAGCGTTCGATCTGATCCAACGACGGAAGACATTGACATCACCGTGTTCAGAACCGACCTTCTCGGCGACGAATTCCCGTCCGACGACGAACTCCGTGCGATGGGGTCGAAGGCTCGGGCCGACGGCTCGACGAGATCAAGGAGCGCTGCAGCGGCTTTATCAAGGGGGATTTTCAGAAGGCCCTCGCGAAGGTGGCCGCCGAGGAGCTCGAAGGCCTTCAACATAA
- a CDS encoding aminotransferase class III-fold pyridoxal phosphate-dependent enzyme codes for MSITTPTATAAATDGHRSALRRALRVTASEKWDLNRRFPVVMTRASGAHAWDINGKQYVDFTSCSGAAPLGAGYEPVVAHAAAEMCRTGGILPGPLSVHRVELAERLAEIFPVAERSMFFRTGSCATTAAVRLARAFTGLNHVLTSGYHGWHDWQLQDRPEMGLPNRDRDSVDFRYNLDLLDELASVQRVAAVIVTPEVNFFPPEYHQELQRLVHRHGALLILDEVMTGFRYAFGGYHMAVGLTPDLITLSKGLANGMALSAVAGRADVLAAGEKTYMGNTYQREVTPFAAALSTLHALRDGTMLARMREIGEQLIKGLNEVFARQQVAAWAFAWPTMFDVVFADAELGHDFFQEMWARGFLMQYGGRFMPSAAVSDADVQAAVEAAGEALPAALSRMESTGGDPDPVAAAVRFARDHFVATPGAVRRWFTAPVH; via the coding sequence ATGTCCATCACCACGCCTACTGCCACCGCGGCCGCCACCGACGGGCACAGATCCGCACTACGCCGCGCCCTGCGCGTCACCGCCTCGGAGAAATGGGATCTCAACAGGCGTTTTCCGGTCGTGATGACGCGCGCTTCGGGCGCGCATGCATGGGACATCAACGGAAAGCAATACGTCGATTTCACCTCCTGTAGCGGGGCCGCGCCGCTCGGAGCCGGATATGAGCCGGTCGTGGCGCATGCAGCCGCCGAGATGTGCCGTACCGGCGGCATCTTGCCCGGGCCGCTGTCCGTGCACCGGGTCGAACTGGCCGAACGGCTGGCGGAGATCTTCCCCGTCGCGGAACGCTCAATGTTCTTCCGCACCGGATCGTGCGCGACCACCGCCGCCGTCCGCCTCGCCCGCGCGTTCACGGGTCTGAACCACGTGCTTACCAGCGGATATCATGGCTGGCACGACTGGCAGTTGCAGGACCGGCCGGAGATGGGGCTGCCCAACCGCGACCGGGACAGCGTGGATTTCCGCTACAACCTGGACTTGCTCGACGAACTGGCAAGTGTCCAGCGCGTCGCCGCGGTGATCGTCACCCCCGAGGTCAACTTCTTCCCGCCCGAGTACCATCAGGAACTGCAGAGGCTGGTGCATCGGCACGGCGCCCTGCTCATTCTTGACGAGGTGATGACCGGATTCCGCTACGCGTTTGGCGGCTACCACATGGCGGTTGGCCTCACTCCCGATCTGATCACACTGAGCAAAGGACTGGCGAACGGAATGGCGCTATCCGCAGTGGCGGGGCGGGCAGACGTACTCGCCGCCGGCGAGAAGACATACATGGGCAACACCTACCAGCGCGAGGTCACCCCGTTCGCAGCCGCACTGAGCACCCTGCACGCGCTGCGCGACGGGACGATGCTGGCCCGGATGCGCGAGATTGGCGAGCAACTGATCAAGGGGCTGAACGAGGTATTCGCCAGACAGCAGGTCGCGGCATGGGCGTTCGCCTGGCCCACCATGTTCGACGTCGTGTTTGCCGACGCCGAACTTGGTCACGACTTCTTCCAGGAGATGTGGGCGCGGGGCTTCCTCATGCAGTACGGAGGGCGCTTCATGCCATCGGCGGCGGTGTCCGACGCCGACGTGCAGGCGGCTGTCGAAGCTGCAGGAGAGGCCCTGCCGGCGGCGTTATCCCGCATGGAGAGCACCGGTGGTGACCCGGATCCAGTGGCAGCCGCCGTACGGTTCGCCAGAGATCATTTTGTGGCGACCCCGGGGGCGGTTCGGCGCTGGTTCACCGCACCCGTCCACTGA
- a CDS encoding carbonic anhydrase codes for MHPDRFPNMSYPIMIVPSRRSLLLFAVSAVGMRLGNIVDAKEAKGPPKPDNLLSPDAALKRLLEGNDRYVQGASRGGDFKGERQALVDGQNPYAAVLSCADSRIAPELAFDSGLGDLFVCRLAGNFANDDTVASMEYAVAVLNTPLIMVLGHDHCGAIDATIKSLHDDKPPPGRIPSLVAALAPAVERSRQQAGDTFANATRQNVIDNVNKLKSAGPILSAAVGQNRLKVVGGLYRLDTGRVDLLS; via the coding sequence ATGCATCCAGACCGTTTTCCGAACATGTCTTATCCGATCATGATCGTGCCCTCGCGCCGCTCGCTGTTGCTGTTCGCTGTTTCGGCGGTTGGCATGCGGCTTGGCAATATTGTTGACGCGAAGGAAGCAAAAGGGCCGCCCAAGCCGGACAACTTGCTCTCGCCTGATGCTGCGCTGAAGCGGCTATTGGAGGGTAATGACCGCTATGTTCAGGGCGCATCACGAGGCGGCGATTTCAAAGGCGAGCGCCAGGCTTTAGTCGATGGGCAAAATCCATATGCGGCGGTGCTGAGCTGCGCCGATTCTCGCATAGCGCCCGAACTTGCCTTCGACAGTGGACTTGGTGATCTGTTTGTCTGCCGCCTCGCCGGCAATTTTGCCAACGATGACACGGTCGCCAGTATGGAATATGCGGTCGCCGTGCTGAACACGCCGTTGATCATGGTACTCGGTCACGATCATTGCGGCGCGATAGACGCCACGATCAAGTCGCTCCACGACGACAAGCCGCCGCCGGGGCGTATTCCATCCCTCGTCGCGGCGCTTGCGCCTGCGGTAGAGAGATCTCGCCAGCAAGCCGGTGATACGTTCGCCAATGCGACCCGGCAAAATGTCATCGATAACGTCAATAAGCTCAAATCGGCGGGTCCGATTCTGAGCGCGGCAGTTGGACAGAACAGACTGAAGGTAGTCGGGGGTCTGTATCGGCTCGACACCGGCAGGGTCGATCTGCTGAGCTGA
- a CDS encoding GMC family oxidoreductase, whose product MTPDIVDVCVIGSGASGSTVAYEIAQHGLRVLLLEQGRALPPNASLASVQNGMDTALVRSAAGTMTPFGCPWTVCALGGGMTLYAGIAFRYRTIDFDARAHVAGDALDPTWPINYAELRPFYEELERRMGVARLAGADPLEPPSDPPVLPPHQYSAQGRLIADAGGRLGQLPFPTPLAINSVPYRGRPACHCDGPCNEHLCPTGARADARSPFTDTSLPSGALTVALGSKAVRIDLGNVSRADSVEWLDTLSQQRARVRARCVVLAGNAVQSAALLLRSAQRAAPNGIGNASGMVGSGISFKISGYVSGRTPIDPLAAHPAGGPFSTVAISDHYLDDEAPSGLGGMIYEASRVQRTDHDGKITLRLHFLAADQPMRSNVVRLAASRDGLGLPKIILDYRTHPLDKRRLGYLSRCASKLLAEAGVEQVDYQDSNYQFGSGHLHGGCRAGIDPTQSVVDRCGRVHDVDNVYVADGGFFPYSGGVNPTFTIQANALRIARRIVAQLT is encoded by the coding sequence ATGACGCCCGATATCGTTGATGTATGCGTAATCGGGAGTGGTGCCAGCGGCTCGACAGTGGCCTACGAGATCGCCCAACACGGATTGCGAGTGCTCCTTCTCGAGCAAGGTCGGGCGCTTCCTCCCAACGCCTCGCTGGCGAGCGTCCAAAATGGCATGGATACCGCCCTGGTGCGGTCTGCGGCAGGTACGATGACGCCGTTCGGATGCCCGTGGACCGTCTGCGCGCTCGGCGGAGGAATGACTTTGTATGCCGGAATAGCCTTCCGATATCGCACGATTGATTTTGACGCGCGAGCACATGTGGCCGGGGACGCGCTCGACCCGACCTGGCCGATCAACTACGCCGAACTACGCCCGTTCTATGAGGAACTGGAACGGCGCATGGGAGTGGCCCGTCTAGCCGGGGCGGACCCGCTCGAGCCGCCGAGCGATCCGCCCGTTCTGCCCCCGCATCAGTACAGCGCGCAGGGCCGGTTGATTGCCGATGCGGGCGGACGCCTAGGCCAGCTACCGTTCCCCACCCCATTGGCAATCAACTCGGTGCCATATCGCGGCCGGCCAGCCTGTCACTGCGACGGACCGTGCAACGAACATCTGTGTCCGACCGGCGCGAGGGCCGACGCACGCTCGCCGTTTACGGATACCTCCCTGCCGTCCGGCGCGCTCACGGTTGCCCTCGGCAGCAAGGCCGTGCGCATCGATCTGGGCAACGTCAGCCGCGCGGACTCGGTGGAATGGCTGGACACTCTCAGCCAACAACGCGCTCGGGTCCGCGCCCGCTGCGTGGTACTCGCCGGCAACGCAGTGCAATCTGCCGCCCTATTGCTACGGTCGGCGCAGCGGGCAGCGCCTAACGGCATCGGCAACGCCTCCGGCATGGTCGGCAGTGGCATCTCGTTTAAAATCAGCGGCTACGTGTCCGGTCGCACGCCGATCGATCCGCTGGCCGCGCACCCGGCCGGCGGCCCATTCTCCACCGTCGCGATCTCCGATCATTACCTGGACGACGAGGCTCCTTCCGGGCTCGGCGGAATGATCTACGAAGCAAGCCGGGTTCAGCGCACGGACCACGACGGAAAGATAACGCTACGGCTGCATTTCCTGGCGGCCGACCAGCCCATGCGCAGCAATGTGGTCCGACTGGCCGCCAGTCGGGACGGGCTGGGTTTGCCGAAGATCATTCTCGACTACCGGACCCACCCGCTGGATAAGCGCCGATTGGGCTATTTGTCCCGATGCGCGTCGAAGCTGCTGGCCGAGGCCGGTGTGGAACAAGTCGATTATCAGGATTCCAATTATCAGTTTGGCAGTGGGCACCTGCATGGTGGCTGTCGGGCCGGGATCGATCCGACACAATCCGTGGTCGACCGCTGCGGCCGGGTGCATGACGTTGACAATGTCTATGTCGCGGACGGCGGCTTCTTCCCCTATTCCGGAGGCGTCAACCCGACCTTCACCATCCAGGCGAACGCGCTGCGGATCGCTCGAAGAATAGTCGCGCAGCTGACCTAA
- a CDS encoding amidohydrolase family protein, protein MRIDCEVHAFRQEVRRATPVIDGTLERLESAARGCAITGLVLVQPTFLHGDPMELFTQASRAQMPVRLVPPLVQSLAPVVMEEWARSGTVGLAITLDDHDPLAESLEAALQLGFHLEVSGGVEGREGLAESLLADGHRLVFRDFGLADGTRDPTWDPRLERLLALAEGAEVWVKLSGIGRVADGWAKAAAGRLLERLGPEQLLWGSQWPHVTAAHAYAPTYAQTLDWLEELVPDDDARGRILSATPAALYGFRN, encoded by the coding sequence ATGAGGATCGACTGCGAGGTTCACGCCTTCCGCCAGGAGGTCCGGCGGGCGACGCCCGTCATCGACGGCACCTTGGAACGGCTGGAAAGCGCGGCGCGCGGCTGCGCGATCACCGGGCTGGTGCTGGTCCAACCCACTTTCCTGCACGGCGACCCGATGGAGCTCTTTACGCAGGCGAGCCGGGCCCAAATGCCGGTGCGACTGGTTCCACCTCTCGTGCAATCGTTGGCGCCTGTGGTCATGGAGGAGTGGGCCCGATCGGGCACCGTGGGTTTGGCGATAACCCTTGATGATCATGACCCGCTGGCTGAGTCCCTCGAGGCAGCCCTTCAACTTGGCTTCCACCTGGAGGTGTCCGGCGGGGTCGAAGGACGAGAGGGCCTCGCAGAGTCGCTGCTGGCCGACGGCCATCGCCTGGTGTTCCGAGACTTCGGACTTGCGGACGGCACTCGCGATCCGACCTGGGACCCTCGATTGGAGCGGCTTCTGGCCCTCGCTGAAGGCGCCGAGGTGTGGGTAAAGCTGTCGGGCATCGGACGTGTCGCGGATGGTTGGGCCAAGGCAGCGGCGGGTCGGCTGCTGGAGAGGCTCGGGCCGGAACAGCTGCTCTGGGGGTCGCAGTGGCCGCACGTGACCGCCGCGCACGCCTATGCGCCAACCTATGCACAGACGTTGGATTGGCTTGAGGAACTCGTCCCAGACGATGACGCAAGAGGACGGATCCTTAGCGCGACCCCTGCTGCGCTGTACGGTTTCCGCAACTAG